A genomic window from Tolypothrix sp. PCC 7910 includes:
- the dndC gene encoding DNA phosphorothioation system sulfurtransferase DndC: MTTAQQPENKGQQSRTVADLVTDIQTLTAEIQELYCLDEIPWVVGYSGGKDSTATLQLIWNAIAGLSPEQRKKPVHVITTDTLVENPIVSAWVRNSLQQMKDVAKEQGMPVQPHLLYPAVKDTFWVNLIGKGYPAPRNRMRWCTERLKIKPTDGFIRDVIQANGEVILVLGTRKAESVKRSITMAKHREWRIRDRINTNPNRPNSLIYLPIEDWRTDEVWIYLNQWQNPWGYSNKDLFTMYRGATADNECPLVVDTSTPSCGDSRFGCWVCTIVNKDKSMEAMIQNDEEKEWMQPLLDIRNELDIRDDRDKRDFRRIWGEVQLFERNVDGEVSVEPIHGPYTKYWREYWLRKVLEAEAQVRCTAPENMRDITLITLEEMSEIRRIWLEEKHEFDDSLPRIYHEVTGEVFHDPRPGADNSLLGSDEWEVLEEICADDAMHLELMAKLLDTERQFRKMVRRVGIYDSLEKCFNTSSRSKEEAVKNAHLKRDLKTAIDQGDVEKVKQLTLGDFAVPAEPVEVTTEKAEVTSDLSTDKPKNWGKMKFQNKEKKSKNNSK; the protein is encoded by the coding sequence ATGACTACAGCACAACAACCAGAGAATAAAGGTCAGCAATCGCGTACTGTAGCAGATTTAGTGACAGATATCCAAACTCTTACCGCTGAAATTCAAGAATTGTATTGTTTAGATGAGATTCCCTGGGTTGTGGGCTATTCAGGAGGTAAAGATAGCACTGCAACATTACAGCTGATTTGGAATGCGATCGCAGGATTATCACCTGAACAACGAAAGAAGCCAGTTCATGTAATTACAACAGACACGTTGGTAGAAAATCCTATAGTCTCTGCTTGGGTACGGAATTCTCTTCAACAGATGAAGGATGTTGCCAAGGAACAAGGAATGCCTGTACAGCCTCATCTACTTTACCCAGCAGTCAAAGATACATTTTGGGTAAACTTAATTGGCAAAGGCTATCCAGCGCCCCGCAATCGGATGCGGTGGTGTACGGAACGCTTGAAGATTAAACCTACTGACGGCTTTATTCGTGACGTGATTCAAGCCAATGGAGAAGTAATTCTGGTATTGGGTACTCGCAAGGCTGAAAGCGTCAAACGTTCAATTACAATGGCTAAACATCGAGAATGGCGGATACGCGATCGCATCAATACTAATCCCAACCGACCTAATTCTTTGATTTACTTGCCAATTGAAGATTGGCGGACAGATGAAGTGTGGATTTACCTTAATCAATGGCAAAACCCGTGGGGATATAGCAACAAAGATTTATTCACTATGTATCGGGGTGCAACAGCAGATAATGAATGTCCCCTTGTTGTTGATACTTCCACTCCTAGCTGTGGTGATTCTCGTTTTGGATGCTGGGTTTGCACAATTGTTAATAAGGATAAATCAATGGAGGCAATGATCCAAAATGATGAAGAAAAAGAATGGATGCAACCTCTACTAGATATTCGTAATGAATTAGATATTAGAGATGACCGTGATAAAAGAGACTTCCGCCGCATTTGGGGTGAAGTTCAACTATTTGAACGCAATGTAGATGGTGAAGTTTCCGTAGAACCAATTCACGGCCCATACACTAAATATTGGCGGGAATATTGGCTGAGAAAGGTCTTAGAGGCAGAAGCACAAGTACGCTGCACCGCACCAGAAAATATGCGCGATATTACCTTAATTACTCTTGAAGAAATGAGTGAAATTCGCCGAATTTGGTTAGAAGAAAAACACGAATTCGATGATAGTTTACCCCGCATTTATCATGAAGTAACTGGTGAAGTCTTCCACGATCCTCGTCCTGGGGCTGATAATAGTTTACTTGGTAGTGATGAATGGGAAGTATTAGAAGAAATTTGTGCAGATGACGCTATGCACTTAGAACTGATGGCGAAATTGTTAGACACAGAACGCCAGTTTCGCAAGATGGTGCGGCGGGTGGGGATATACGATAGTTTAGAGAAATGTTTTAATACAAGTTCCCGTTCTAAAGAAGAAGCTGTTAAAAATGCTCATCTTAAGCGTGACTTGAAAACAGCAATTGACCAAGGTGATGTGGAAAAGGTTAAGCAGCTAACTTTAGGAGATTTTGCAGTTCCAGCAGAACCAGTAGAAGTAACCACAGAAAAAGCAGAAGTAACTAGTGATTTATCTACCGATAAACCAAAGAATTGGGGGAAAATGAAATTTCAAAATAAGGAAAAAAAGTCTAAAAATAATTCTAAATGA
- a CDS encoding PD-(D/E)XK nuclease family protein produces MPLDIQLLPKIDAKSLREYGKQYYVDAQGNRLPSVTTILNATKPQADRDRLLNWKARVGTEEANRITTAASRRGTKTHKQIERYLLGENPVCSEASLPYWESIKPVLEEINTIRLVEGSVFHYDLKYSGIVDCIASYQGIPCVCEWKTADKPKGSIERLYEYPLQLAAYIGAANKYYGDLGIQINHALLVVVIPEMAAEVFWLETDTIKYYWQQWEARVAEYWQRQKYWSS; encoded by the coding sequence ATGCCATTAGATATTCAACTGCTACCAAAAATTGATGCCAAATCTCTGCGAGAATATGGCAAGCAATATTATGTAGATGCTCAAGGAAATCGTTTACCTAGCGTCACGACAATACTTAATGCTACAAAACCTCAAGCAGATCGTGATAGGTTATTAAACTGGAAAGCGCGTGTTGGTACAGAAGAAGCAAACCGCATTACTACGGCTGCTAGTCGTCGGGGAACGAAAACACACAAGCAAATTGAACGCTATCTACTGGGGGAAAATCCAGTTTGTTCGGAAGCTAGTCTTCCTTATTGGGAAAGTATCAAGCCTGTTTTAGAAGAAATCAACACAATTAGACTCGTGGAAGGTTCTGTTTTTCACTATGATTTGAAGTATTCTGGCATAGTAGATTGTATTGCTAGCTATCAAGGCATACCCTGTGTTTGTGAGTGGAAAACTGCGGATAAACCTAAAGGTTCAATTGAGCGTTTATATGAATATCCTCTACAATTAGCAGCATATATAGGAGCAGCTAATAAATATTATGGTGATTTGGGAATTCAGATAAATCATGCATTGTTAGTTGTGGTGATTCCTGAGATGGCGGCGGAGGTTTTTTGGCTAGAAACAGATACAATTAAATATTATTGGCAGCAGTGGGAAGCAAGAGTTGCTGAATATTGGCAGCGTCAAAAATATTGGTCTTCTTGA
- a CDS encoding DUF790 family protein, with translation MLPTELLMHRHNGEEIIPKRLKIDDKHINLANELIAYFQAAVGKTQGMLERQLTDFEGDTTDYRVKRGLAYILKSSFCTFEVVSPLEPPMLRERVFALAAKSVPSKEATQLTLNKIADELTHELEREVLPEQVHNGLYADLNENKILTVFDAPTPQDLLHRYNLSQVQGVFYKASQLILNAHRNVPGEYKLLFRYLKLFQLMAYIEGDADHGFTITIDGPTSLFNPSTRYGLAIAKLIPALLHVTRWSLASTLQTRDAYTNTWRTGRFTLNSECGLVTHYSPGKPYDSMLEASFADKWDALKSEWVLEREVDLIPIPGSVMIPDFRLVHPDGRTFLLEIVGYWRPEYLQKKFSQVRRAGRDDLILAISERLNLEKAGVKLNDVPARIIWFKDKLLPKSVLAVMES, from the coding sequence ATGTTACCGACAGAACTATTAATGCACCGCCACAACGGTGAAGAAATTATCCCAAAGCGGTTGAAAATTGATGATAAACATATCAATTTAGCCAATGAATTAATCGCTTATTTTCAAGCCGCAGTTGGCAAAACTCAAGGGATGCTAGAACGTCAACTTACAGATTTTGAAGGCGATACTACAGATTATCGTGTCAAACGAGGTTTGGCTTATATTCTTAAAAGCAGTTTTTGCACCTTTGAAGTGGTGAGTCCCTTAGAACCACCCATGTTAAGAGAAAGGGTATTTGCTTTAGCCGCAAAATCTGTTCCTAGCAAAGAAGCAACTCAACTTACTCTGAATAAAATAGCTGATGAATTAACTCATGAACTTGAGCGAGAAGTTTTACCTGAACAAGTTCATAATGGCTTATATGCTGATTTAAATGAAAATAAAATTCTGACGGTTTTTGATGCACCCACACCGCAAGATTTATTGCATCGCTATAACTTATCGCAAGTGCAGGGAGTATTTTATAAAGCCAGTCAATTAATATTAAATGCTCATCGCAACGTTCCCGGAGAATATAAGCTGTTATTTCGCTATCTCAAGTTATTTCAACTGATGGCTTATATTGAAGGTGATGCCGATCATGGGTTTACCATTACCATTGATGGCCCTACCAGCTTATTTAATCCTAGTACGCGTTACGGGTTAGCGATCGCCAAACTTATCCCCGCCTTACTCCACGTCACCCGCTGGAGTCTCGCTTCTACTCTGCAAACCCGCGACGCTTACACCAACACTTGGCGCACTGGACGTTTTACCCTTAATTCCGAATGTGGTTTAGTAACACACTATTCCCCAGGTAAACCCTACGATAGTATGCTAGAAGCATCCTTCGCTGATAAATGGGATGCGCTGAAATCGGAATGGGTATTAGAGAGAGAAGTTGATTTAATTCCGATTCCGGGAAGCGTGATGATTCCCGATTTTCGCTTAGTTCACCCCGATGGACGAACATTCCTATTAGAAATTGTCGGTTATTGGCGACCAGAATATTTACAAAAGAAATTTTCGCAAGTGCGACGTGCGGGAAGAGATGATTTAATTTTAGCAATTTCTGAAAGATTGAATTTAGAAAAAGCTGGTGTGAAATTAAACGATGTTCCAGCAAGAATTATTTGGTTTAAAGATAAATTATTACCAAAATCTGTATTAGCAGTCATGGAATCATAA
- a CDS encoding DEAD/DEAH box helicase family protein: MARTPTLTFDRGTLILHPPPRGKAWMDYATWDDRVEKFRLPAIQYRSVVEALQAEEVDFIDEAKEFYPLDLVATLEMEPYPHQNEALAAWKLAGRQGVVVLPTAAGKTYLAQMAMQATPRSTLIVVPTLDLMHQWYAHLVAAFPDAEVGLLGGGSKDKTPILIATYDSAAINAESLGNRYGLVIFDECHHLPTDFNRVIAEYAIAPYRLGLSATPERTDGKHADLNILIGREVYRKRAEDLAGKALAEHEIVQIKVKLSQHEREKYNQLIQTRNDFLRDSRISLGSIQGWQMFVQMSARSQTGRRAMLAHREAKEIALGTDGKLRILANLLAKHHPERIIIFTADNATVYRISQELLIPAITHQTPVKERHEILTKFREGGYNTLIASHVLNEGVDVPAAAIAIILSGTGSTREYIQRLGRVLRKGNIANKQAILYEVVAEDTSEERTSARRRGMEKSNEPHSRSVSQRRREERKGKTGKKGHLQVVYGTSKERSAKAAEQLEINYSTNRSEDSSDLT; this comes from the coding sequence ATGGCTCGCACTCCCACACTCACCTTTGATCGCGGTACACTCATACTACATCCACCCCCACGGGGTAAAGCCTGGATGGATTATGCCACATGGGATGACCGGGTAGAAAAGTTCCGCTTACCAGCAATTCAATACCGTTCTGTGGTGGAAGCACTACAAGCGGAAGAAGTTGATTTTATTGATGAGGCGAAGGAATTTTATCCCTTAGATTTGGTGGCTACACTGGAAATGGAACCCTATCCCCACCAAAATGAGGCGTTAGCGGCTTGGAAACTTGCGGGGAGACAAGGGGTAGTAGTGCTACCAACGGCGGCGGGAAAGACTTATTTAGCACAGATGGCGATGCAAGCCACACCCCGCAGCACATTGATTGTGGTACCCACTTTGGATTTGATGCATCAGTGGTATGCTCACTTAGTAGCAGCCTTCCCCGATGCAGAGGTGGGTTTGTTGGGTGGTGGTTCTAAAGATAAAACACCAATTTTAATTGCTACCTACGATAGTGCAGCGATTAATGCAGAAAGCTTGGGAAATCGATATGGGTTGGTGATTTTCGATGAATGTCATCATTTACCCACAGATTTTAATCGTGTGATTGCCGAATATGCGATCGCACCTTATCGCCTCGGATTATCAGCGACTCCCGAACGCACCGATGGCAAACACGCTGATTTAAATATCCTCATTGGTAGAGAAGTCTATCGCAAACGCGCCGAAGATTTAGCTGGGAAAGCCTTAGCAGAACATGAAATTGTGCAAATTAAGGTGAAATTATCCCAACATGAGCGAGAAAAATACAACCAATTAATTCAAACCCGCAACGATTTTTTACGCGACTCCCGGATTTCTTTAGGGAGTATTCAAGGTTGGCAAATGTTTGTACAAATGAGCGCGCGATCGCAAACTGGACGCAGAGCTATGTTAGCACATCGTGAAGCCAAGGAAATCGCCTTAGGGACTGATGGGAAGTTGCGGATTTTAGCCAATTTATTAGCGAAACATCATCCCGAAAGAATTATCATTTTCACTGCTGATAATGCTACCGTTTACCGCATTTCTCAAGAGTTGCTCATTCCGGCAATTACTCATCAAACCCCGGTGAAAGAAAGGCATGAAATCTTAACCAAATTTCGGGAAGGCGGATATAACACCTTAATAGCTTCCCATGTGTTGAACGAGGGTGTTGATGTCCCCGCAGCAGCGATTGCCATTATTTTATCTGGCACTGGTTCAACAAGGGAATATATTCAACGTTTGGGAAGAGTTTTACGTAAGGGAAATATTGCCAATAAACAGGCGATTTTATATGAAGTAGTCGCCGAAGATACAAGTGAAGAAAGAACTTCGGCGCGGCGGAGAGGGATGGAGAAGAGTAACGAACCGCATTCGCGAAGCGTCTCGCAGAGAAGGCGCGAAGAACGCAAAGGGAAGACAGGAAAGAAAGGACATTTGCAAGTTGTTTATGGAACTAGTAAAGAAAGAAGTGCTAAAGCTGCGGAACAGTTAGAAATCAATTATTCTACAAATCGCAGCGAAGACTCATCCGATTTAACATGA